Proteins from one Streptomyces roseifaciens genomic window:
- a CDS encoding SOS response-associated peptidase, which translates to MCGRYVSTRSPQDLAGLFSVTRWDPEPLLEPSWNVAPTDDVWAVLERADRESGAIERQLRALRWGLVPSWAKSLATGAKMINARVETVHEKPAYRRAFAKHRCLLPADGFYEWEAVAATPAAKAYKQPYFISPADGQVMALAGLYEFWRDPATGDDGPAQWWTTCSIITTEATDTAGRIHPRMPLAIAPADYDTWLDPAHQDPEELRALLTTPAGGDLGARPVSTAVNDVRNNGPHLLDDAPGADTGA; encoded by the coding sequence ATGTGCGGCCGTTACGTCTCCACCCGCAGTCCGCAGGACCTGGCCGGACTGTTCTCCGTCACCCGGTGGGACCCGGAACCTCTCCTGGAACCGAGCTGGAACGTCGCCCCGACCGACGACGTATGGGCCGTGCTGGAGCGCGCCGACCGTGAGAGCGGCGCGATCGAGCGGCAACTGCGGGCGCTGCGGTGGGGCCTGGTGCCGTCCTGGGCGAAGAGCCTGGCCACCGGCGCGAAGATGATCAACGCCAGGGTGGAGACGGTGCACGAGAAGCCCGCCTACCGCCGCGCCTTCGCCAAGCACCGCTGCCTGCTCCCGGCCGACGGCTTCTACGAATGGGAAGCGGTCGCCGCGACCCCCGCCGCGAAGGCCTACAAGCAGCCGTACTTCATCAGCCCCGCGGACGGTCAGGTGATGGCGCTGGCGGGGCTGTACGAGTTCTGGCGCGACCCGGCGACCGGAGACGACGGCCCGGCGCAGTGGTGGACCACCTGCAGCATCATCACCACCGAAGCCACCGACACCGCCGGCCGCATCCACCCCCGCATGCCGCTGGCCATCGCGCCGGCCGACTACGACACCTGGCTCGACCCCGCCCACCAGGACCCCGAAGAGCTCCGCGCACTCCTGACCACTCCCGCGGGCGGCGACCTCGGCGCCCGCCCGGTGTCGACCGCGGTCAACGACGTCCGCAACAACGGCCCCCACTTGCTCGACGACGCCCCCGGCGCGGACACGGGCGCCTGA